Genomic segment of Drosophila ananassae strain 14024-0371.13 chromosome 2L, ASM1763931v2, whole genome shotgun sequence:
AATCCaatgaaatggaaataaaCATGATATTCTAAGATTTTTGATCCCATAAAACCCGTTAAccatttaatatattttcaaacTAAATTCCTCAAAATGAAACATAAAATCTATACGGTAAAAACATTTGTATTTATCAATACTACAGAAGTTAGTTACCTTTCCAGGCCCTTCCAACCGGTTGAAACGGATTTCCCGGAGGCTACGCCTGTCACTTCTCAATGGCCATCCAGAGATTTATGGTGAGAACAGCAAACAAGCGGAGAAAGTAGAAAATCAGCGGAGGGATAGGGTAAATGAGTGAAAGACAAAGGAACCATGTGGACATAAATCATATCCTGGTGGCAGGCGACGAATATCCTGCGGCGCTGGCTGCAGCCACTTGAGCTGAGAACCAGTTTGGATATGGGTAGTTGTATAGTGAGGTTGGTTTTGATTCCGGGATCCTAGGGCAGACAGGCCTACTCAAAACACTCGTTTTCCATCGGCCAATTTGAAATTTCCATTTCATGCCCATTGTCCTGGCGGGCGTTGCAAATTTGTCAACGAATGAGTAGCAGGACAAATGTCAGCGAGATAAGCGTACAGTAACTTTTATCTGAAGGATATGCGCAGGATGAATCACTCGCACGTCTCGCTTTCGAAATATTTCACTACCAAACTGGCTATCTCCAGACTTTCTTTTTCTcttgaaaaaatgggaaataataacattcacaaaaaaaaaacgcaataAAAATCATTGGTAAATTGGGCGACAGCCATGAACAAAAGTTTTCCTCGGTTAGCCAAGATTGATAGTCGTCCAAATGTCATGGTCCATTTGTATGCCGGACACATGGACATTCGCACCCACCCCCAATCAAAAATTTCTCTTAAATATTTGCGGTGCTTATCGAAAAAAATTTGCAGCCCATTGTCCGTGCGGATTGATGCAATTTTAAACCCGCAACGAACAAGGACATCTGCTCAAATATTAGCTTatgaaattgtttaaaatgcCAAACACTAACCCATTCACCCTGGTCACGCTCCGGGGGGAAAAGATTTCGGAGGACAGAACTCAGGCGGTACAGGAAACAGCGTCGTAGTCCTTTTGCCAGTTGCCACAATTTATCATAATTCAATGCATGGCATGTCCTGTCAATCACTAAAAATCGACATCGACATGACCATCGAAAGGGTAAAAGGGGCACACACATTAGCCTCGGGCAAGAGGGTGGACTATAAGATTGCTtgtacttaaaaaaaaagctttaagtagatatattcaatatttttaacaaattgtagaatattataaaaaagcTGTTGTaattcttgtaagagaattcaTGGTTATTtagaatatatttatattataatatctGTTTATACccattttctttcagtgctcTGGTGGACACTTTTACAAGTGACTTATGAATTATTCCTTGTACTTCGCTTTGTCCATCTGCAAATCCCAGAATTTTCTTCAGAGTTTCGCTTCACTCGCTATATTTTTGGTTggctttttgtgttttcaaATCAGATTAGTCCTTTGGAAGGGGTGAACGATAAAGGATAGATGGGGGAGTCGACTACATGAAAGGGTCAATAATGTGACTCGAGACGAAGACGCCGGCGTTTATCAAACAGAATTTGCGATTCGTATGAACCATTAGACACTGCCCACTGATGGACAGGCGGAACGTGATCCCAGATATGGCTCATCAAGTGCATTGTCAGGGGACCGAAAGGGTTAATCGGCTAGAAGTAGGGCTTACCACATTATCTTCTTAGCAGACCATTTCTTAGGCCGACAGTACGAATTAGTCTTAAGCTGAAATTTGTAAAAAGCACATCAATTTAGATATTATATGatcctttattttattctcagGAGAACACTTTaaagtataagtataagtttttatattatttttacatattttttgtataccATAGATGGCTACATGGCAAGACGTAgggtattttttatttaagatacTTTAACAAAGACCATACAAATAGGGAACTACGGAAGTTATAAAATGTTGATAATTACAGCAAAAAGTAAAAGGCCTATTTGTTAAGTCCAGACCGCCACAACTATCTGGATTGCAAATGTTAAGCATTTGAGGATTCGGTGCGGTTGTAGAAAACTGATCATTATAGGTCAGGGAGACATATCTGTAATCAACGATTTTATACATCCACTTGGGAATAGGGATTTGCAAAGCTGTTGGTTCTCTCCATAAGAAAACTTCTGTCATTACATTGCTGGTACTTTCCAATTCTAATACATTAAGAGTACCAGTGCAAACTTTAAGTATTCTATTTGGGTTACTTTTGGCGAGATCTCGTACCCAATTTTCGACAACCTTCCAGCTACCTTGATTTCTGTTCTGACTTTGCGGGACATAATTCCTTGATGAGAATGTCGCATCTTGTTGCATATGAAAAGGAAAGTCTTTGTTCGGAACTAAGTGTCCCCGATGGATGGAACACCGGCTTTTCTGTACATATGACTGGCCGTTTCCCAGTTCCCGTTGGAAACATGCGAAAACACCGTCCCTTCTGTATACATCAAATTGGGCTGGAGTCAGTACTCCGTCCGGTCTAAATTGAGAGCTCCTTGTAGCAGCTAAATGGTAAGAATAAGCAATGTTTAATACATAATATTCACGTCGTAGTATCTGTACAGTTTACTTACTATGGGAGCTGTCAGATATAAGGTGAATGGTAAACTTGACGGTTTTCAAAACGTCATTAAAGCAGGTTCGGTAAAGCTCGATGAATTCAGTTTGGAGTCTGAATCCTATGTGGTGCATGATGTTAGGGGTCTCACAAGCACCTGCCACGACTGGACGATCAGACTTaatagttattttattttgatcaCAGCTGTTGCGTGGAAATGCATGGTCGAATGTATATTTCTGACGCGACAAATCTAGTATGCAGGTAAGTTGAAGAATGGGCTGATTACCGCAAGCCATGTACACTTTGTGGTTGAGAGCCACCCTGTCGGAGAGCTGAAGCTGATATTTATTATTCACATCCTTATAGTAGAATAAATAGTTGGAGTCTaggatatttttattaatttcgcAGTAAGCCAGAGCAGTTCCCATAACTAAAATAGAAAATGTCTAATTTATTTCGCATATTGTTCCAAGTAGTCGAACTCATTGCAAAGCtatctatatatttatttttccattgaatctattttaaaattttatatagtTTTAAGTACGTTTATGTGAGTCCTAATTGATAAATTCTttctcactttttttttaatatatatacttacaGAGAAATAAACAGAAGCAGACAAAAAAGCAACGCAGATGTTCCATCTTTCCCACTTAAGAAATGAACAATGACTGAGCTCCACAAGGGGATTGCTTTTATTTCCAGGAAAAAATGATAGATAATTATAATTGTTTAATCTATTAATAAACAATATTAGGTGGTGATCTTTCGCGCTGGGCAATTCCAAGCTTTTATGAGATAAGACCAGattttttactatatatagAAGGCATAGGaatctttatttaaaaatgaatttttaatctTTAGCTTAATATAAAGTCTCTTTtactattaaaataatatactcggtcgtattatattttttttaaatttagaaaaacaagaaaaataagGACTTTCAAATAAGAAGGTAACTTATCCATTGGGGTTTccaaaaaccaattaaaaCCCATCTGAAAAtgagaaaatttaataaaagaccaaactattttgatttatagtttacatttatttgtttatttatttaagaacTTGCTCGTCTAATTGACAGAAAAAGTATAAAGATATAGGATGTATATGGGTTGTGCTTGAATGTCTTCCTATGCGAATGAACCCTTTTTGGGGCGCGCCACTTAAAACTAGGCGAAATCTCGGCGATTGCATAAGGCGGAACACCCTCCCGAGGCCTTTGGAAACTCAAAACTCGAATTGATAATACTCTTCGCGTGCGATGATAAGAAAGAGAACAGAGGGCGTTCAATTTTGCTGTGTGCTGGGGTTGTACAGATAATTTATTGGCCAGTCAAAGAATTGAAAAGAGGAACTTTTCAGCGTGATAATGGTTTAATGACGGGTAGCCTCGGGAGAAGGCTCGCGGATAACAGATAACAGAACACTATACGATGTCGACtggctgacaattttgagGTGTAGCTGGACTGCTTCATCATCTTTGCCTGCTTACAGGTTCTTGTCGAACAGGAACTCGCCCAGCTCGCCGTGGGTGGAGAGCATCTTCTTGAGAGTGGTCAGCTTGCCAGCCAGATCGCGCTGTCCATGGAGCTGCTCCTCCAGATAGACACCGGTCAGATAGTCCACCAGGTGGTAGTCATTGTCCTTGCTGCCCTCGCAGGTCTTGATCACGTCGCGGATGGAGCGGGTAACCTTGGTCTCCAGCTCGAGGGCTTCCTCCAGAGCAGCGGCACCATTGTTCCACTCCTGTTTAGCAACAGTCTGAGGGTGGGTTAAGGATTTCCAATGGTTAAGTTGCTTGAAGTTTaaatggattttttttaattaaaacttacCGGCACGGTAATCAGGTTGGTGATGCTGTCGGTCAACTGGCCACGCATGGACAGGTACTCGATGAGCTTGGAACCATGCTCGCGCTCCTCCTTGGCGGCGGTGAAGAAGTGCTCGGCGAATCCGGGGCGGTTGACGGTGTCACGGGCGAAGTAGGCACCCATGGCCAGGTACTGGTACGAGGCGTTAATCTCCTCCTGGATTTGGTGGCGCATCTTGTTGATGCACTTCTGGTTCATGTCAATCCATCCCTTCGGAATCTCGGGCACCTCAAGAGAGCCTGTAAAAAGAAAGGGTTGGTTAGAAAagggtttttattatttcattagaaattgttaaaaaagaAACCTAACTTCTCCAACTTCAAACCGGTTCGAAGACCGTGATCTAGAAAAATTCTAGTCGTAGCGGTTTTTAGATTGAAAACTgggaaataaatattgaattaaaaaaaaaaaaactttatttgGAGAAGCTTGACTTTGGCTAGTTCCAATGTTCATAGAAACCTTTGCAACCCTGATCTTGACCTTCACCATGATTGtggtttttcttttcatttcggtttgggttttggttttggttttgccTGGAGGCCTCGTTCTTCAGCTCTCTTAACACACTCTTGCTTTCCGGCTTAGCTGAGAGAGGGTAGGATGAGGAGGTTACATCTATTGCGTAAACCTTTGTAACAGCTTGAAATCGTGCTTGAAATTCCGTTCTTTTCTAGAAACGTGTGCAAACGGCAGCTGACAACTCTGCCTCTCTtttgaaatgcatttttggTACCGTGCGCAGCTCTCTCGCCGCCATAGCAACggcatttgttttggtttcggGTCGTGTGCAAAAACATGCTCCACCACAAGCCCCAAACCCCAAGCCCCCAAGTCGTGTGCAAAGTTAAGAGTTTCAAAGAAACCGTTAAACCGTTCAAATGAAAGCGAAATTGCCATTATTTATGGGATTTATCGAAAGGGTTTTATAAATAACTAATATTGGAAGACCGGTTATATCATTTCCCCAAAAGCATAACGGAAGCAATACCGTGAATTCATTTTAATAACAAATTGTGAAATTTCTGGTTTCTGGTTTCTGGCTGCAGCCTAAGAGAAGACTAAAGAGAGGAGAGACAAAGGCGCATGCTCTGGGTCTCTCCAGGGGTTTCTCTGGAGTTCTCTCTGTGTATTGCGTCgaaatttaatgtttttttccgCTGACCTGCCTTTGTTTTGTTcaaaattttatcaaataATGTAACTTACACTTGAAGTCTCCGTAGGCTTGGGCCACCACGGCCAGGAGCATCAGGCTAGCGATTAATTTCACCATCTTTGATCGTCGGGGGGGGAGTCTTTACACAAAATCACAGAACAAATTTTCACTTGAGTTTAGTTGTTTCCAATAATGCTTGTGTTCGAAATGCACAAATGAGAATGAGGCTACACAATGTTGAGCGACAATGTTAAATAGGCGCACCGCACTGCTTTCTctctatctttttttttttcaaatttgtgaAATGGCAGCCTTTACACACACTGGCATAGAAGGCGAAGGCCTGCTTCAATTTTGTTGATGGGCTTTGATTGGGATTACTCAGATTTTCAGTACCTTCTTGACAGGTTTAATCTTCCGTAGCGCTTGCGGTTGTTCGTTTACTGAACGTGAATGCGAACTGTGCTCCAAGTGGCGCACAAAACACTTTTAAACGTTCGCGCTCTCGTCCGCCCCTCCGGCTCTGACAGTGTGTGCGTGAGTGGGAGAGTGTGCACTCTTATCTTTTCAACATGTCGCCGTTGCTTTGTGTGCTAATGGCTGATAATTGAATATTCTCGATGAAAGGCGTACTTAATTTAATACACACGTCCTCAATAACGCTTGGATACTCGAAGTCTCGGTCTACTAGTCACAGATAATACCAATAATAACAAACATGGCCGCTGATCTCTGCGTCAGCtgttctttgtttttgttttgattgtaTGCGAGAGAGGAAATGGAAGCAACACGTCATGGGTTGCCAGGCgctttaatttctttctaATTTGGTCTTGACAATTTAATTCCAGTCTTACAATATTGATTTGTCACGTTCGGTCAAGGGATCAATCAATGGTCAATGAAACCTACTAAATATGGTGACGGTTCCTTTCGGGTGTCACACACTCTAAGCTTGAATGACACTTGATAAGGGCCACCAATGCTGGGCAACTATGTGTTAACTATCATGGAATTTCCTTAAAATAATGATAAGGTTACATAAGATGGATTCTCAGAGCGTTTTCTTAGAGATATCATACAATTAATAAGTCTTTCAATAATACGTTTTGTATTCAAGACCCATATTAGCTGATAATAATCTCAGATGTCCCCTTGAAACGCAGATACAAAGTGCATCCATAGTCCAGTGGCCATGTTGCACACGTTGACAACCCTGCATGTGACTCACAACATGGGAGCCCC
This window contains:
- the LOC6502610 gene encoding uncharacterized protein LOC6502610, with product MEHLRCFFVCFCLFLFMGTALAYCEINKNILDSNYLFYYKDVNNKYQLQLSDRVALNHKVYMACGNQPILQLTCILDLSRQKYTFDHAFPRNSCDQNKITIKSDRPVVAGACETPNIMHHIGFRLQTEFIELYRTCFNDVLKTVKFTIHLISDSSHTATRSSQFRPDGVLTPAQFDVYRRDGVFACFQRELGNGQSYVQKSRCSIHRGHLVPNKDFPFHMQQDATFSSRNYVPQSQNRNQGSWKVVENWVRDLAKSNPNRILKVCTGTLNVLELESTSNVMTEVFLWREPTALQIPIPKWMYKIVDYRYVSLTYNDQFSTTAPNPQMLNICNPDSCGGLDLTNRPFTFCCNYQHFITSVVPYLYGLC
- the LOC6498982 gene encoding ferritin subunit isoform X2, whose amino-acid sequence is MVKLIASLMLLAVVAQAYGDFKCSLEVPEIPKGWIDMNQKCINKMRHQIQEEINASYQYLAMGAYFARDTVNRPGFAEHFFTAAKEEREHGSKLIEYLSMRGQLTDSITNLITVPTVAKQEWNNGAAALEEALELETKVTRSIRDVIKTCEGSKDNDYHLVDYLTGVYLEEQLHGQRDLAGKLTTLKKMLSTHGELGEFLFDKNL
- the LOC6498982 gene encoding ferritin subunit isoform X1 is translated as MVKLIASLMLLAVVAQAYGDFKSKPESKSVLRELKNEASRQNQNQNPNRNEKKNHNHGEGQDQGCKGSLEVPEIPKGWIDMNQKCINKMRHQIQEEINASYQYLAMGAYFARDTVNRPGFAEHFFTAAKEEREHGSKLIEYLSMRGQLTDSITNLITVPTVAKQEWNNGAAALEEALELETKVTRSIRDVIKTCEGSKDNDYHLVDYLTGVYLEEQLHGQRDLAGKLTTLKKMLSTHGELGEFLFDKNL